A genome region from Plasmodium vivax chromosome 11, whole genome shotgun sequence includes the following:
- a CDS encoding thiamin-phosphate pyrophosphorylase, putative (encoded by transcript PVX_113835A) translates to MRVDKSGDASLCNSPGRLADYSLYLVTDDKFLTDKQNVCRTLIGKVREGVLGGVGLVQLRLKQADDRYFYNAAVRMKHLLSRYKVPLVINNRVDICVGVDADGVHVGRRDLPIKVARDILGGEKIIGATINFSNDEDIEMALNSHVDYLVHEHTLYESSTKQIAASHHEGLKQQIGTLLRKIKHLQERGKIYKPPLDSEAPPIIIIGGINTNNIDDAMTHFSDACAGVAVVSNLIGENCNSFFNALRLKFAIDKHKKGCNEAFVNLCVSCLRHFFWTNLEGDMRGVDGGHFRLATNVDVKKNVRHFFESNLNLKIVQLSPPAVCSSAGGGNFFLFCSRRTRVERAATEEREALEVTEANGATASTAATGEGEGTPTSHNPCVSKWIQQNKNIAHGVFILIGADLLALFRKLLAPEFFHTNNFVVITKREQSAWEAVRCDVRGASIQCCNNLINVALKNSHVDSEVVNRFAILLAYFLMVQERLKQVRPQFLTQIVGEGEAAAGAGENGRLLKLAAAVNMSFEVLSNEHTGLGVAAFST, encoded by the exons ATGCGCGTCGACAAAAGTGGGGACGCTTCGCTG TGCAACTCCCCGGGGAGGCTTGCCGACTACTCGCTGTACCTCGTGACGGACGACAAGTTCTTGACAGATAAGCAGAACGTGTGCCGCACGCTCATTGGGAAGGTGCGGGAAGGAGTCCTCGGCGGAGTGGGGTTGGTGCAGCTGCGGCTGAAGCAGGCAGACGACAGGTACTTTTACAACGCAGCCGTAAGGATGAAGCACCTGCTGAGTAGATATAAAGTCCCACTAGTAATCAACAACCGGGTAGATATCTGTGTAGGTGTAGACGCTGATGGGGTGCATGTGGGCAGAAGAGACCTCCCCATCAAGGTCGCCAGGGACATCCTAGGAGGAGAGAAAATCATCGGGGCAACCATAAATTTTAGCAATGATGAGGACATTGAGATGGCCCTAAACAGCCACGTGGATTACCTAGTGCATGAACACACATTGTATGAGTCTAGCACCAAGCAAATTGCAGCTTCCCATCACGAGGGGTTGAAGCAACAGATAGGGACCCTACTCCGTAAGATAAAGCATCTTCAAGAGAgaggaaaaatttacaagCCACCTTTAGACTCCGAGGCTCCCCCTATTATAATCATCGGAGGTATTAACACCAACAACATTGACGATGCTATGACCCATTTTTCTGACGCCTGTGCAGGGGTTGCAGTGGTGTCAAATCTCATTGGAGAAAATTGCAACTCTTTTTTCAACGCACTAAGGTTAAAGTTTGCAATagataaacataaaaagggtTGCAACGAGGCGTTTGTGAATCTATGTGTGAGCTGCttgcgtcattttttttggaccaATTTGGAGGGCGACATGAGAGGGGTGGACGGCGGCCACTTCCGATTAGCCACAAATGTGGACGTCAAAAAGAACGTTCGCCACTTTTTTGAAAGCAATCTTAATTTGAAAATTGTGCAGTTGAGTCCGCCCGCGGTGTGCagctccgcgggggggggcaatTTCTTCCTGTTCTGTTCGAGGCGCACAAGGGTAGAGAGAGCGGCAACCGAAGAGAGAGAAGCACTCGAAGTAACCGAAGCAAACGGAGCAACCGCATCAACCGCAGCAACCGGTGAAGGCGAAGGAACGCCCACTTCGCACAACCCGTGTGTAAGCAAGTGGATTCAGCAAAATAAGAATATCGCACACGGGGTCTTCATTCTTATAGGCGCGGATTTATTAGCCCTGTTCCGAAAACTTTTGGCGCCGGAATTTTTCCACACGAACAATTTCGTCGTTATCACGAAGAGGGAACAAAGCGCCTGGGAGGCGGTGCGGTGTGACGTGCGCGGCGCTTCCATACAGTGCTGCAACAATTTAATCAATGTCGCGCTGAAGAATAGCCACGTGGACAGTGAGGTAGTGAACCGCTTTGCCATTCTGctcgcatattttttaatggtGCAGGAGAGGTTGAAGCAGGTGCGGCCCCAGTTTTTAACCCAAATTGtgggggagggagaagcggcggcGGGCGCAGGGGAAAACGGAAGGCTTCTCAAACTAGCCGCCGCGGTGAACATGTCGTTCGAGGTGCTTTCAAATGAGCACACGGGGTTGGGGGTGGCGGCCTTCTCCACGTag
- a CDS encoding myosin-like protein, putative (encoded by transcript PVX_113830A), translated as MSSGEDTNFKEGDIVWYENQPSSPEGVAENSLFTLCRIVRKNDDDEVMLSKHHDYNGCIFMSSVKNIQKANHLFTLDQNDLLKLKHINDPALLYHLHERFKNKKFYTKMGPLLIFVNPNMNLNLGNQESIHMHKFSNTSEGSLNEYTVARSALRNLSILKRNQSIIVTGESGSGKSEITKNILNFLAYQVEGPKEERCEQKGASGAEEPANEPANEPADEPAEEGTASAQGYESEVSQSDETNQRGEAKQSSEADEAKQSNEAGEAKQSNEAGEPTQPNQVRLAEMMAHMNVILDAFGSVKTGKNNNSSRLSKFFTLHIDDCGRVRSMHVKKFLLEKDRLIGGNEEGEVGGEVSGEVSGEVSGEMGEVGGSRENSFNIFYYILNGSSDKFKEMYYLKDVSYYKMLRARGSLRSGKTFRGGKTFRGGKTMRGGEEEVNEESNEEAVNEEVTNEEETNEEETNQEAMNEEETNEEAMNEEETNEEETNEEQSNEEATNNDAPNDEAPNCNTPNCNTPSEKPPSADESAKFLELLKSMNYIFDDDKEIDFVFSLLSALLLLGNVETVKSLRQKSLFRKSLLCQSSLNYEQLQQYVEDSNEDLLVDGNVKNFLLASKLLGIHPEELVKYFTTNYVFNDILLMKVHNETKIHRKIQNFIKTTYDELLNWVIHKMNGKLGALTGGVGEEEGGLRMGHHSGSAQENYINVLDLAYFEKGEKNSLTQLLVNTSNEAVHKMVVDSIFKKRIQLCREEGIETSSSCNLAQIDNEGLYNMLVQKGEESLFSYLESLSLKKVTEKSNLHSLIVKRFSRGGYIKAGLSSHAATTASFPSFVIVHSCGEIRYSAEQLISQNIDILTNSFIDLMKKSGSPYLEQLCCSYEYDPCGDIVEQKRRYSIQSALKLFRRKYDPRNQMAVTMLRNTLTELMKVKDSTFCHFIFCMASNQNRSRGGGGGDVINLFDERVVLSQVQGMFLSQFRQLKGAGLFPHAFYFAELLDLLGGEAAQQGIGGGGAVDEGAEADGEAPDGGVDCPHANAKQRVEDMLRLHNISKSEWAMGANRVFLTDVSLRILLQSKWEQCKQRMLASWAEAVDADQTEHHRREHSASKAVGLMNLECVRMSQVYNKADGKMIYQMGNQGMGSESQEGNNCLKDFMQIMHLEKITQLYSPAGEKGNDATGGAGDVPGGVDGSMGSEGHPYQSQDNELNQTSVEMCGIMHILNNMPTCNAQVSDLNEALKGCSPGEMPLKGGCTCGMGVPNFCSRHSQSGEMKSEGSADGGEADQGEGQLDEMEAEEMQMEEAAQEEGQPEGVEPEELEQEPSEGDEANGETAEEELPTGEHPGEEPPNEQPDGDAPEEELPPEHATNSDEKKKKRRSTVSNDSADAGASGSEEAGQGMEVVNLKDDAEEGEEDAEEEEAEEEEEEKEEIAMEGEEVDLLAEEPNEVEVEEAQAEAAVEAAKDEPSEVMAEMAKEESMEVGEVEAREIEAHEEAEDVEGEDVEAEDVEGEDVEAEMPQGEELEVQALEVEVDEEAAEEEDAAEEEAVDEEVANEEAVNEMNRFDAANEMNPFTEADENSTKDETKNPKEADAEADADEDYIEYSLNCFKATASRKVGELNDMLMSCAGDEVNMIQNMLDCYICTEEGQNYEHCFLEPNFGNLLDAGKNGFTEYSPELRNPKQKHLLLSHLNEKYITHSEEKMHLMTILKNMSTSMEQVHNKKWNIFFTSSDYYFKSYVSSEDHLCLQNDSVHLNEKHRCSPIVEYLTLPTGKVVHEICLYNNADKKYVKNNYKILCFRSRKGTKLDFMNAKSFYTSIEYKKVKTKNITHVHTDFSYMDDKMKCNFKQHVINEFINNPNISMEELGNSLLNLATYFYYENRGSWCVFVSRKRAFTGVVSIVKNRYLRMTARNKTKRYHIVLFETPV; from the exons ATGAGCAGCGGGGAAGACACCAATTTCAAGGAGGGAGACATCGTGTGGTATGAAAATCAGCCCTCCAGCCCGGAGGGAGTTGCGGAGAACAGTCTGTTCACTCTGTGCCGCATAGTCCGCAAGAACGACGACGATGAGGTTATGTTATCAAAGCACCACGACTACAATGGGTGTATATTTATGAGCAGCGTGAAGAACATACAAAAAGCCAACCATCTTTTTACCTTGGACCAAAATGACCTGCTCAAACTGAAGCATATTAACGATCCCGCGCTGCTGTATCATCTGCATGAAAGatttaagaacaaaaaattttacacaaaGATGGGTCCCCTACTGATATTTGTAAATCCAAATATGAACCTGAATCTTGGAAATCAGGAGAGCATTCACATGCACAAGTTTTCGAACACCTCGGAGGGGAGCTTGAATGAGTACACCGTTGCTCGTTCTGCGCTCCGCAATTTGAgcatattaaaaaggaatcaGTCCATTATCGTGACAGGTGAGTCTGGCTCGGGGAAGAGTGAAATCACGAAGAACATTTTGAACTTTCTGGCTTACCAAGTGGAGGGGCCGAAGGAGGAGAGGTGTGAGCAGAAGGGTGCGTCTGGAGCGGAGGAGCCCGCGAATGAACCTGCGAATGAACCCGCGGATGAACCCGCGGAGGAGGGCACGGCCAGCGCGCAGGGCTACGAGAGCGAAGTGAGCCAGTCGGACGAGACGAACCAGCGGGGTGAGGCGAAGCAGTCGAGCGAAGCGGACGAGGCGAAGCAGTCGAATGAAGCGGGTGAGGCGAAGCAGTCGAATGAAGCGGGTGAGCCTACGCAGCCAAACCAAGTGCGGCTCGCCGAGATGATGGCCCACATGAACGTCATCCTGGACGCGTTTGGGAGCGTCAAGACGGGGAAGAACAACAACTCCAGCAGGCTCTCCAAGTTCTTCACCCTGCACATTGACGACTGTGGGCGAGTGAGGTCCATGCACGTGAAGAAGTTCCTCCTCGAGAAGGACAGGCTGATCGGGGGGAATGAGGAGGGCGAGGTCGGCGGCGAGGTCAGCGGCGAGGTCAGCGGCGAGGTTAGCGGCGAGATGGGCGAGGTCGGGGGCAGCCGCGAAAATTCCttcaacattttttactACATCCTAAACGGGTCCAGCGACAAGTTCAAGGAGATGTACTACCTGAAGGATGTGAGTTACTATAAGATGTTGCGAGCCAGGGGCTCGCTGCGGAGCGGCAAGACCTTCCGCGGTGGCAAGACCttccggggggggaagaccaTGCGGGGGGGTGAAGAGGAGGTGAACGAAGAGTCGAATGAAGAGGCGGTGAATGAAGAAGTGACGAACGAAGAAGAGACGAACGAAGAAGAGACGAACCAAGAAGCGATGAATGAAGAAGAGACAAACGAAGAAGCGATGAACGAAGAGGAGACGAACGAAGAAGAGACAAACGAAGAGCAGTCGAACGAAGAGGCAACGAATAACGACGCACCGAATGACGAGGCACCAAATTGCAACACACCGAATTGCAACACACCGAGCGAGAAGCCCCCCTCCGCGGACGAATCGGCGAAGTTCCTCGAGCTGCTCAAATCGATGAACTACATCTTTGACGACGACAAGGAAATCGATTTTGTCTTTTCCCTCCTGTCGGCACTGCTACTTCTGGGGAACGTAGAAACGGTGAAATCGCTCCGACAGAAATCGCTATTCAGAAAGAGCCTCCTGTGCCAAAGCTCCCTCAACTACGAACAGTTACAGCAGTACGTGGAGGACTCAAATGAAGACCTCCTAGTTGATGGCAACGTGAAGAACTTCCTCCTGGCGAGTAAGCTGCTGGGCATCCACCCAGAAGAACTGGTGAAGTACTTCACCACGAATTACGTCTTCAATGATATTCTACTGATGAAGGTACATAACGAAACGAAGATCCAcaggaaaatacaaaattttattaagaCCACTTATGATGAGTTGCTCAACTGGGTTATACATAAGATGAACGGCAAGTTGGGCGCTCTCACTGGTGGGgtaggggaagaagaaggaggattGCGAATGGGTCACCACAGTGGAAGTGCTCAGGAGAACTACATCAACGTGCTCGATTTGGCTTACTtcgaaaagggagaaaagaacTCCCTCACCCAGTTGCTCGTCAACACTAGCAACGAAGCGGTGCACAAGATGGTGGTAgactccatttttaagaagagGATCCAGCTCTGCAGGGAGGAAGGCATCGAGACATCCTCCTCCTGCAACTTAGCACAGATAGACAATGAAGGGTTATATAACATGTTGGttcagaagggggaggagtcCCTCTTTTCCTATTTGGAATCTCTCTCCCTGAAGAAGGTCACCGAGAAGAGCAACTTGCACTCCCTGATAGTGAAGAGgttctccaggggggggtaCATAAAGGCGGGCCTTTCCAGCCACGCAGCTACCACCGCTTCCTTTCCCTCCTTCGTGATCGTCCACTCGTGCGGCGAAATTCGCTACTCCGCGGAGCAGCTCATCAGCCAAAACATAGACATCCTCACCAACAGCTTCATAGATTTGATGAAGAAGTCAGGCAGCCCCTACCTAGAGCAGCTCTGCTGCAGTTATGAGTATGACCCTTGTGGGGACATCGTGGAGCAGAAGAGACGCTACAGCATTCAGTCCGCTCTGAAGCTGTTTAGGCGAAAGTACGACCCGAGGAACCAAATGGCTGTTACCATGCTGAGGAATACCCTAACCGAGCTGATGAAGGTGAAGGACAGCACCTTTTGCCACTTCATATTTTGCATGGCTTCCAACCAGAACAGGAGCAGAGGCGGCGGCGGGGGAGACGTTATCAACCTGTTTGACGAGCGGGTCGTCCTCTCCCAGGTGCAGGGGATGTTCCTTTCGCAGTTCAGGCAGCTCAAGGGCGCGGGGCTCTTCCCCCACGCGTTCTACTTCGCGGAGTTGCTGGacctcctggggggggaagcggctcaACAAGGGATAGGTGGGGGAGGAGCGGTAGATGAGGGAGCCGAGGCAGATGGGGAAGCTCCAGATGGGGGAGTGGATTGCCCCCACGCAAACGCCAAGCAGCGCGTCGAAGACATGCTGAGGCTGCACAACATCAGCAAGAGCGAGTGGGCCATGGGCGCCAACCGCGTATTCCTCACCGACGTCTCTTTAAGAATTCTCTTGCAGAGCAAGTGGGAGCAGTGCAAACAGCGGATGCTTGCCAGCTGGGCTGAAGCGGTAGATGCAGATCAGACGGAGCATCACAGGAGGGAGCATTCCGCCTCCAAAGCAGTAGGGCTCATGAACCTAGAGTGCGTCAGAATGAGCCAAGTGTATAACAAAGCAGATGGGAAAATGATCTACCAGATGGGGAATCAAGGAATGGGTTCTGAGTCTCAAGAGGGGAACAACTGCCTTAAGGATTTCATGCAAATAATGCATCTGGAAAAGATAACGCAGCTGTATAGCCCCGCAGGAGAGAAAGGGAATGACGCCACCGGGGGAGCAGGTGATGTGCCTGGAGGGGTCGATGGCTCCATGGGGAGTGAAGGACACCCGTACCAGAGCCAAGACAACGAGCTGAACCAAACCTCAGTAGAAATGTGTGGCATCATGCACATCTTAAATAATATGCCTACGTGCAACGCCCAGGTGAGTGATTTGAATGAGGCCCTCAAGGGCTGCAGCCCTGGGGAGATGCCACTCAAGGGGGGCTGCACGTGCGGCATGGGAGTGCCTAACTTCTGCAGCAGGCACTCGCAGTCCGGGGAGATGAAGTCGGAGGGAAGCGCggatgggggggaagcagatCAGGGGGAAGGGCAACTGGATGAAATGGAGGCGGAGGAAATGCAGATGGAGGAAGCAGCTCAGGAGGAAGGGCAGCCAGAGGGAGTCGAGCCTGAGGAGCTAGAACAGGAACCATCCGAAGGGGACGAGGCGAACGGAGAGACAGCCGAGGAAGAGTTACCAACTGGGGAGCATCCAGGTGAGGAACCGCCAAATGAGCAGCCAGATGGGGACGCCCCCGAGGAGGAGCTCCCCCCCGAGCACGCCACAAACAGtgacgaaaagaaaaagaagagaagaagcACCGTGAGCAACGACTCGGCAGATGCGGGAGCGAGCGGCTCGGAGGAAGCGGGGCAGGGGATGGAGGTGGTCAATTTGAAAGATGACGCGgaggagggagaggaagacgcggaagaggaagaagcggaggaggaagaggaggaaaaggaggaaattgctatggagggagaagaggTGGACTTACTGGCAGAGGAACCAAACGAGGTGGAGGTGGAAGAGGCGCAGGCCGAGGCAGCGGTGGAGGCGGCGAAAGATGAGCCGAGCGAGGTGATGGCCGAGATGGCGAAGGAGGAATCGATGGAGGTGGGCGAAGTGGAGGCGCGCGAAATAGAGGCGCACGAAGAGGCTGAAGACGTAGAAGGGGAAGACGTAGAGGCGGAAGACGTAGAAGGGGAAGACGTAGAAGCGGAGATGCCCCAGGGGGAGGAGCTCGAGGTGCAGGCACTGGAGGTGGAGGTGGACGAGGAAGccgcggaggaggaagacgcggcagaggaggaagcggtagACGAAGAAGTGGCAAACGAAGAAGCAGTGAACGAGATGAACCGCTTCGACGCCGCAAACGAGATGAACCCTTTCACCGAGGCAGACGAAAACTCGACGAAGGACGAAACGAAGAACCCGAAGGAGGCAGACGCAGAGGCAGACGCAGACGAGGATTACATTGAGTACAGCCTTAACTGCTTCAAAGCAACGGCGTCGAGGAAGGTGGGGGAGCTGAACGACATGTTGATGAGTTGCGCTGGAGATGAAGTGAACATGATTCAGAACATGCTGGACTGTTACATCTGTACCGAGGAGGGGCAGAACTATGAGCACTGCTTTTTAGAACCCAATTTCGGGAACCTCTTAGATGCAGGGAAAAACGGGTTCACAGAATACAGCCCAGAATTGAGGAACCCCAAGCAGAAGCACCTACTGTTGAGTCACCTGAATGAGAAGTACATCACCCATTCGGAGGAGAAGATGCATCTGATGACcatcttaaaaaatatgagcaCTAGCATGGAGCAAGTGCATAATAAGAAGTGGAACATCTTTTTCACCTCCTCCGATTATTACTTCAAGTCTTATGTCTCCAGCGAGGATCACCTCTGCCTGCAGAACGACTCCGTCCACTTGAACGAGAAG CACCGGTGCAGCCCCATCGTGGAGTACCTCACCCTGCCCACGGGGAAGGTCGTCCACGAAATCTGCCTGTACAATAACGCAGATAAGAAGTACGTGAAGAATAATTATAAGATCCTCTGCTTCCGATCGAGGAAGGGAACCAAATTGGATTTCATGAATGCCAAGTCGTTTTACACATCAAtagaatataaaaaggtaAAGACAAAGAACATAACCCATGTGCACACGGATTTCTCCTATATGGACGATAAGATGAAATGCAATTTCAAGCAGCACGTCATCAACGAGTTTATTAATAATCCCAACATCAGCATGGAAGAATTGGGGAACAGCCTACTCAATTTGGCTACCTACTTTTACTACGAAAACCGGGGGTCCTGGTGCGTCTTCGTGTCTAGGAAGCGCGCCTTCACGGGGGTCGTCAGCATCGTCAAGAACAGGTACCTCCGCATGACGGCGAGGAACAAGACGAAGAGGTACCACATCGTGCTCTTCGAGACGCCCGTTTAA